The window CACCGTAAATGCGCAATTTGGAGCCTTTCGTAGGCGGTTGTGACGTAAGTTTCTGCCAATGTTCGTTATCCAGCCAATTTTTTCCTTGCCCATGCCATTTTTCAGGGGAAAGTGGATGAATCCAATATGTTTAAATTTCTCACTTCTCTTTTCAGAAAGAAAGCCGACTCTGTCGATTCCTTTTTGATGTACCCCGAGGGAAAGAGATACTATCGAGAAACTCACTCCATACGCAGGGCCAATATCGATGAAGATGCCATCAAAATCATCAATCGATTGAACAAGTTTCGTTACAAGGCCTATTTAGTCGGTGGAGGAGTCAGAGATCTGCTGATGGGCAAACGCCCAAAAGATTTTGACATTGTCACAAGTGCGACACCAAACCAAATCAAAAGGGTCTTCAATAACTGCCGAATCATCGGTAAACGATTTAAAATTGTACACATCATTTTTAAAGGTAAAATTATTGAAGTCTCCACGTTCCGATCATTACCGGAACATCGTTTGGAAAAACACAAAGCAGAAAACGATTATCTCATCAAGCGGGACAACTCCTTCGGTACAGCAAAGGAAGACGCGGCAAGACGCGACTTTACCATCAATTCACTGTTCTACGATCCTAAAAACGATTCCATTTTGGATTACGTTGGCGGATTTGAAGACATCCAAAAGAAAATCGTAAGGGTCATTGGTGATCCTGATATTTCCTTTAAAGAAGATCCAGTTCGTATGTTACGAGCGGTTAAGTTTTCCGTTTTACTCGGTCTCGACATCGAGAAAAAAACCAAACTTGCCATCAAAAAGAACCGACTGGAACTCGAAAAGTCTTCTACTGCGAGACTTCTTGAAGAATACAACAAGATGTTTCGTACATGGAAAACTTCCATCATCTTTGAAGGTTTGGCGGAAAACCATCTCCTTGATGTATTGTACAAAGAACCAACTGATAAGTTAAAGAAAACGGATCCGGAATGGCGTGAACATTTTATGGACACTCCACTTGGGAAAAGACTCGCTGTGACTGACAAACTCCTCTCGGCCAGAGAAGAGATGACTCCTGCGATATTTTATTCGTTAATCTTTTACGATATCGTCAAAGATCTTTATGAAAATGATCGTGGCCACTTAGCGCATAACATCAAAGAAAGTTTACAACCAGTTTTCGAACGTATGGGTATCCCCAAACGTGAACAAGATAACTTGGTGAAAATTTTTATCAGCCAACCTCGTTTTCAAGTCACTGACGATGAAAAAGAAAGGCAAAATACTTTCTTCAAAAAGAAAGATTATTTTTACGATGCGTTTATGGTGTATAAAATTGTCGCCATTTCCGAAAACAATGAAGCCGCCGTACAAAGTGCCTTCTTTTGGGAAATTTCACTCAGACAAAGACCAAAACCGGACAGCCATCAGTTTGGCCAACAGAATCGTAAAAAAGAAGGGAATAAAAAACGCCCACCAAGGAAAAAACACAGGGATCGAAGGGGTGGAAATCCAAACCAAAGAGACCAAGATTCCCAAGGGAACCATTCGAACCAATCTGGAAAAGAGGATTCAAATGAAGGTCGTAATTCTTCATTCGAACACCAAGATTCGGAAGAATAAAAACCTGTCGATTCGTATCCTGTAGAATCTCTCCATAACTCTCGTCAAATGATCTTGGGAGTTATGGAAGGATCACCCAATATAAGATTTTAATTGTCGAAGACGATCCCACCACAGCCGTAGAACCAAAAGTAGAATTTAAAGTGACTCTTCCTTATTCCTCTTCCGCAAAATGAAGGAATCCTCGTTCGGATGGAAGGTAGGGTTTTCCGGCCTTCGAGAATTGGACACCAGGTTTTCCCGCATCCAATTGGCCGATCATGGTAACGGGAATCGAATGGATTTCATTTGGTAGGATTTGGGGAGATAAAAATAAAAGTTCCAATTCTTCGCCCGACCCAAGACAGACATCGAGTCCTAATTTTTCTACGGCAAACGGGTGTAAGGGGATGGACTCTACTTGGATTTTCAGTTTTCCTTTCGAAGCAAGAGCCAATCTCTCTGCGTCTTGGATGAGACCATCCGTGATGTCCATACAGGCATGGATCCGATAGCGAGAAAGTGGTGTTTGTAAGACCTGTCTCGACTTTGGCAATAGATGCCTTTGGATCGCATCTTGGTAGCGGCGGTCTTTCCAATTATTTTTGAGGCACTGGTAACCAAGTTGGCTTTGGCCCAAATCTCCCGTGACATAGAGGAAATCACCTGGTTTTCCTCCAGAACGAAGCCATGGTTTTGTGACCGTTCCCACCACTGTGAGGGTGAGTTGGGTTGTGGGAGAGGAAAAGGTGTCGCCACCAGCCAGTTTCATCCCGTAATGGAGGAGGGACTTTCGGAAGGCCTTGGAAAAGGTTTGGACCCATTTTTTTTGGCGAGAATGAGGGGAGAGGCCTAGATTTAAAAAGCACTCTTTTGGAACACCACCAGAAGCTGTGATGTCGGATACATTCACTTCCACAAGTTTTCCTGCAAGGACTGCCGGACTTGACCACTCATGAAGGAAATGGGTTCCCTCCGAGAGAGAGTCGGTTGTCACAAGGCGGTTTGGTGCCAAAAAGTAACAGTCGTCCTCGGGGGGAGGCGTTTTACCGAATAAACTACGTATGATTTCTGATTCTTTCAAAGCTTGGTTTCCAATAAATTTGTTTGACCCGGTGTGAAAACCGAAAATCCTGACATAAAAGAGGAAAATCTCGTACTTATGGAACTATTGTCTAAAGCCCACAAGACCCCTTCTATCGCAAAAGAAGCCGTACAAAAACAGTGGTTTGTTGTGGACGCAACTGATAAGACTCTCGGAAGATTGGCAAGTCAAGTCGCTTCCCGACTTCGCGGAAAACACAAATCTACATTCACACCGAACCAAGATTGTGGAGATAACATCATCATCGTTAATGCTTCGAAAGTTGCGGTCACTGGTCGCAAAAGAGAACAAAAAATTTACTACCACCACTCAAGATACCCAGGTGGTATGACTGCCATTGCGTTCCACAAACTCATCCAAGAGAACCCAGAACGTGTGATCATGGAAGCAGTCAAAGGGATGTTGCCTAAATCAAAATTAGGTGACCAAATGTTAAGAAATTGCCGCGTGTTTGCTGGTAATGACCACAACCTAGGTGCACAAAAGCCCCTAAAACTGGAGTTGAATTAATATGGCGCAAAAAGCAGTTTGGGCAGTTGGCCGACGCAAAACATCTGTTGCACGAGCAAAAATCGCATCGGGAACAGGAAAAATCACAGTCAATCATAAAGATGTAAAAGATTATATCAAAAACGGAGACCATTTGGTTCGCCGTGCTCTTGAGCCTCTATTTGTTTTAGATGCTCGTGACAAATACGACATCGCTCTCAATGTAAGTGGTGGTGGAGTGGTTGGACAAGTAGGAGCGATTCGTCACGCTGTGGCTCGCGCACTTGTTGCTTTCAACGAATCTCTCAAACCTACTTTGAAAAAAGAAGGTTTCCTCACTCGAGATAGCCGTATGGTGGAACGTAAAAAATACGGTCTACACAAAGCTCGCCGGGGAACTCAGTTCTCAAAACGTTAATCGGAAAATTCCTCTTTTTTCCGATACGCGAAGCCTCCTTCGGGAGGCTTTTTTTTTCTCACTCGTCTAACACTTACCATCTATGAACCAAATCATCTTTTACCTTGCTTTTGCTTTTGGAACGTTTGCCAGCAGTTGTTTTTTATATTCCATCATAATTTTTACTCAAACCCTAACGGTTGTAAAAGGGTATTCTGGGCTTGTGTTTTTTTTCCTGTTTTTACCATTTCCAATCTTCTTTTTGTACACAGGTTATCTTCTCGATCATTATTCAAAAAAATGGGTTGTGGTGAGTTTTCAGTTTTTTTTGTTTTTATCAGCTTTACTCCTTGGTTCTGCCACTTGGATCTTTGAATCATATCCCTATTTGTTATTACCTTTGGCTTTCCTGAATGGAATTGGAATGACTACCGTTTTGCCAGGAAGGATGGCACTACTTCGGGAAGTGATGGAATCACATAGGCTTGTGTTTCATACCATCGCTGGAAATTTACTTCTGATTGTTTCCTTTGGTATGAGTCCGCTTGCGGTGGGGTATTATCGAGAATCCGAATCTTATACCAAATTGTTTCTTGTTTTGGCGGCCTTCCATGCAGTCTCAATGTTCGCCTTTACTTTGTTAAAGACAAAACGAACTGAGAAACCAAATCTGTCCCCATCAGAAATCCCTTCTTTGACAAACCACCTCAAATTGGTTTTAGGTTTTTTAAAAGCGGATCCCGTCTCCAAACAAGTGATGTGGATTGCGGTATTTAGTATGCTTGCGCTTGGTCCCATCCAAGTGGTGCTCCCCAAGTATGTGAAGTTAGAACTCGGACTGGGAGAGTTGGCACGTGGGTCCGTTCTTGTCTTCCTTGGGCCCGGATTGTTTTTAGGTGGGATCCTAACGATTTTTTTCCACCACTTGGAACGAAAAGGTTTCGTTTTGCTTCTCGTATTTGCACTCTCGTCCGTTTTCTTTTTGGGATTTGTTCCCTTTTATGAAGCAAAGGCCACTTCGTTGTTCCTCTTTTGTTTTGGTGTCACAGGTGGAATCCTTTCCAGCCTGATGCCTGCCATTTTACAAAAACGAGCCGAGGATGGACTCCGAGGGAGGATCCTCTCTTTGTATACGGTTTGTTTTCAGTTCACTCCAGCTGTCTCTGGATTTTTTGCCAGTGTCGTTTCGGATCACTTGGGAAGTTTTTGGACATTCAGTGGACTTGGGCTTTGTTTCCTTGTGATTTCTTTCTTTTCTTTCCTTCGGTATACGGAATTACGGCAAAGTTAATTTCGAATTTCCTTGCCCTAGGAGGCAAATCCGATTTCCGTGTAAGTGTATGAAGTTCAAAACGGTCCAAGAAATCGCTAGGTTGTACACGAATTACTTCCAAGATAAAGGGCACACCATTGTGCCATCTTCTAGCCTCATCCCCAAAGGGGATCCCACACTTTTATT of the Leptospira biflexa serovar Patoc strain 'Patoc 1 (Paris)' genome contains:
- the pcnB gene encoding polynucleotide adenylyltransferase PcnB, translated to MFKFLTSLFRKKADSVDSFLMYPEGKRYYRETHSIRRANIDEDAIKIINRLNKFRYKAYLVGGGVRDLLMGKRPKDFDIVTSATPNQIKRVFNNCRIIGKRFKIVHIIFKGKIIEVSTFRSLPEHRLEKHKAENDYLIKRDNSFGTAKEDAARRDFTINSLFYDPKNDSILDYVGGFEDIQKKIVRVIGDPDISFKEDPVRMLRAVKFSVLLGLDIEKKTKLAIKKNRLELEKSSTARLLEEYNKMFRTWKTSIIFEGLAENHLLDVLYKEPTDKLKKTDPEWREHFMDTPLGKRLAVTDKLLSAREEMTPAIFYSLIFYDIVKDLYENDRGHLAHNIKESLQPVFERMGIPKREQDNLVKIFISQPRFQVTDDEKERQNTFFKKKDYFYDAFMVYKIVAISENNEAAVQSAFFWEISLRQRPKPDSHQFGQQNRKKEGNKKRPPRKKHRDRRGGNPNQRDQDSQGNHSNQSGKEDSNEGRNSSFEHQDSEE
- the thiL gene encoding thiamine-phosphate kinase, with protein sequence MKESEIIRSLFGKTPPPEDDCYFLAPNRLVTTDSLSEGTHFLHEWSSPAVLAGKLVEVNVSDITASGGVPKECFLNLGLSPHSRQKKWVQTFSKAFRKSLLHYGMKLAGGDTFSSPTTQLTLTVVGTVTKPWLRSGGKPGDFLYVTGDLGQSQLGYQCLKNNWKDRRYQDAIQRHLLPKSRQVLQTPLSRYRIHACMDITDGLIQDAERLALASKGKLKIQVESIPLHPFAVEKLGLDVCLGSGEELELLFLSPQILPNEIHSIPVTMIGQLDAGKPGVQFSKAGKPYLPSERGFLHFAEEE
- the rplM gene encoding 50S ribosomal protein L13; translation: MELLSKAHKTPSIAKEAVQKQWFVVDATDKTLGRLASQVASRLRGKHKSTFTPNQDCGDNIIIVNASKVAVTGRKREQKIYYHHSRYPGGMTAIAFHKLIQENPERVIMEAVKGMLPKSKLGDQMLRNCRVFAGNDHNLGAQKPLKLELN
- the rpsI gene encoding 30S ribosomal protein S9, with translation MAQKAVWAVGRRKTSVARAKIASGTGKITVNHKDVKDYIKNGDHLVRRALEPLFVLDARDKYDIALNVSGGGVVGQVGAIRHAVARALVAFNESLKPTLKKEGFLTRDSRMVERKKYGLHKARRGTQFSKR
- a CDS encoding MFS transporter gives rise to the protein MNQIIFYLAFAFGTFASSCFLYSIIIFTQTLTVVKGYSGLVFFFLFLPFPIFFLYTGYLLDHYSKKWVVVSFQFFLFLSALLLGSATWIFESYPYLLLPLAFLNGIGMTTVLPGRMALLREVMESHRLVFHTIAGNLLLIVSFGMSPLAVGYYRESESYTKLFLVLAAFHAVSMFAFTLLKTKRTEKPNLSPSEIPSLTNHLKLVLGFLKADPVSKQVMWIAVFSMLALGPIQVVLPKYVKLELGLGELARGSVLVFLGPGLFLGGILTIFFHHLERKGFVLLLVFALSSVFFLGFVPFYEAKATSLFLFCFGVTGGILSSLMPAILQKRAEDGLRGRILSLYTVCFQFTPAVSGFFASVVSDHLGSFWTFSGLGLCFLVISFFSFLRYTELRQS